Proteins encoded by one window of Terriglobales bacterium:
- a CDS encoding uracil-DNA glycosylase: protein MPSWLTQLQRDIVSCQLCPRLRAHCEKIARGKRRAYKDWEYWGKPVPGFGDPDARVLVIGLAPGAHGSNRTGRPFTGDGSGNFLYAVLHDAGFASQPTATHKDDGLELKGLYITSVGRCAPPANKPTPRELANCAPFLDRELAGLKRVKVVVVLGKIAFDGYLAALRRAGISTHGNGYRFAHGARCRLPHGVTLLCAYHPSLQNTNTGKLTRRMLLDVFRSAARIAVSR, encoded by the coding sequence ATGCCCTCCTGGCTCACCCAGCTGCAGCGCGACATCGTCTCCTGCCAGCTCTGCCCGCGCCTGCGCGCCCATTGCGAGAAGATCGCCCGCGGGAAGCGCCGCGCCTACAAGGACTGGGAGTACTGGGGCAAGCCGGTGCCCGGCTTCGGCGACCCCGACGCCCGCGTCCTGGTCATCGGTCTGGCCCCGGGCGCCCATGGCTCCAACCGCACCGGGCGCCCCTTCACCGGCGACGGCTCCGGCAACTTTCTCTATGCCGTCCTGCACGATGCCGGCTTCGCCTCTCAACCCACCGCCACTCACAAGGACGACGGCCTGGAGTTGAAGGGCCTTTACATCACCTCGGTCGGGCGCTGTGCGCCTCCCGCCAACAAGCCGACGCCCCGCGAACTCGCCAACTGCGCCCCCTTCCTCGACCGTGAGCTCGCCGGCCTCAAACGGGTGAAGGTCGTGGTGGTATTGGGCAAGATCGCCTTCGACGGCTATCTCGCGGCGCTTCGCCGGGCCGGCATCTCCACCCACGGCAACGGTTATCGCTTCGCCCACGGCGCCCGCTGCCGGCTTCCCCACGGCGTCACCTTGCTCTGCGCCTACCATCCTTCTTTGCAGAACACCAATACCGGGAAGCTGACCCGCAGGATGCTGCTCGACGTGTTCCGCTCCGCCGCCCGCATCGCCGTCTCCCGCTGA
- a CDS encoding RNA-binding protein, translating to MKNIYVGNLDYGVNEDQLRQAFEAFGHVDKVTLIRDRDTGQPRGFGFVEMTSDAEADKAIQSLNGTQMGSRAIAVNEARPRVERGGGGGGRGGFRGGRGRY from the coding sequence ATGAAGAACATTTATGTGGGCAACCTCGACTACGGAGTCAACGAGGACCAGCTGCGGCAGGCGTTCGAGGCGTTCGGGCACGTTGACAAAGTGACCTTGATCCGCGACCGGGACACAGGCCAGCCCCGAGGCTTCGGCTTCGTGGAAATGACCAGCGATGCGGAGGCAGACAAGGCCATCCAGTCGCTGAACGGGACGCAGATGGGCTCGCGCGCCATCGCGGTGAATGAAGCGCGGCCGCGGGTAGAACGCGGCGGCGGGGGCGGGGGCCGGGGCGGCTTCCGGGGCGGGCGCGGACGGTACTAG
- a CDS encoding glycosyltransferase family 39 protein — translation MRSRPHHHVFLFALIFSTIFLAHAPLLRLPYYWDEAGYYIPAAHDLLQTGSLIPQTIPSNAHPPLVMAWLALWWKLSGFTPAVTRTAMLLVAALGLAAVFRIARQAMNTQVALATTLCTALYPVWFAQSSMAHVDVAAAALGLWGLAFFLEDRRPLGIGAFSLAVLAKETAVIVPLALAAWELSWWLLDHSSSRETRNVKRETSIAPPPQSLGRILLLLVPAAVLAAWFAYHYHRTGYVFGNPEFFRYNVTQAAHPLRILLACLRRLWQVTGYMNLFVLTIAAALAMMFPPRPERNAAAGTRPRIAPHIQAAMLVVVLAHVVFLSFIGGAVLARYMLTAVPLLVILCVSTLRRRVRGWPLVIAAACAAFVFGLFVNPPHRFALEDNLAYRDYVLLHRSAADVLSSHYSTSRVLTAWPATDELTRPYLGYVKASLPVLPLENFSAPQIFAAARDTSTFDVAYVFSTKYEAPAQGAILRWWERLQEPVFDYHRDLPPEVVARTFRGRIVWQQQRKGQWAAIIVLERAENAKGLGTHQALFPSY, via the coding sequence TTGCGCTCGCGCCCCCATCACCACGTTTTCCTCTTCGCCCTCATCTTCTCCACCATCTTCCTGGCCCACGCCCCTCTCCTCCGCCTTCCCTATTACTGGGACGAAGCCGGCTACTACATTCCCGCCGCCCACGACCTTCTGCAGACCGGCAGCCTCATCCCCCAGACCATCCCCAGCAACGCCCATCCGCCGCTGGTTATGGCCTGGCTGGCCCTCTGGTGGAAGCTCTCCGGCTTCACTCCCGCGGTCACTCGGACAGCCATGTTGCTGGTCGCCGCCCTGGGCCTCGCCGCCGTCTTCCGCATCGCCCGCCAGGCGATGAACACTCAGGTCGCGCTCGCAACCACCCTGTGCACCGCGCTATACCCGGTGTGGTTCGCCCAGAGTTCGATGGCCCACGTGGATGTGGCCGCTGCCGCCCTTGGTCTCTGGGGACTGGCTTTCTTCCTGGAGGACCGCCGCCCGCTCGGCATCGGCGCCTTCTCCCTCGCCGTGCTCGCCAAGGAGACGGCGGTCATTGTCCCGCTGGCCCTCGCGGCTTGGGAATTGAGCTGGTGGCTGCTCGACCACTCGTCTTCGCGCGAAACGCGAAACGTGAAACGGGAAACGTCGATCGCGCCTCCGCCACAATCACTAGGCAGGATCCTGTTGCTGCTGGTCCCCGCCGCCGTACTCGCTGCCTGGTTCGCCTATCACTACCACCGCACCGGATACGTCTTCGGCAACCCGGAATTCTTCCGCTACAACGTCACCCAGGCCGCCCATCCGCTGCGCATCCTGCTCGCCTGCCTGCGCCGCCTCTGGCAGGTCACCGGCTACATGAACCTGTTCGTGCTGACCATCGCCGCCGCCCTGGCCATGATGTTCCCGCCGCGGCCGGAGCGTAACGCGGCAGCGGGAACCCGCCCCAGGATCGCGCCCCACATCCAGGCGGCCATGCTCGTCGTCGTGCTCGCCCACGTCGTCTTCTTGTCATTCATCGGAGGCGCGGTGCTGGCCCGCTACATGCTCACCGCGGTCCCGTTGCTCGTAATCCTCTGTGTCTCCACCCTGCGCCGCCGGGTCCGCGGATGGCCGCTGGTGATCGCGGCCGCCTGCGCCGCCTTCGTCTTCGGCCTGTTCGTGAACCCGCCCCACCGCTTTGCCCTGGAGGACAACCTCGCCTACCGCGACTATGTCCTGCTGCACCGCTCGGCCGCCGACGTCCTGAGCTCGCACTACTCCACCTCCCGCGTGCTCACCGCCTGGCCTGCCACCGACGAGTTGACTAGGCCCTACCTGGGATACGTGAAGGCCTCGCTTCCCGTCCTGCCCTTGGAGAACTTCTCCGCTCCGCAGATCTTCGCCGCCGCCCGCGACACCTCGACCTTCGATGTCGCCTACGTCTTCTCCACCAAGTACGAGGCCCCCGCCCAGGGCGCGATTCTGCGCTGGTGGGAGCGCCTGCAGGAGCCGGTTTTCGATTATCACCGCGATCTGCCGCCGGAGGTCGTCGCCCGGACATTCCGCGGGCGCATCGTGTGGCAACAGCAAAGGAAGGGTCAGTGGGCCGCCATCATCGTCCTGGAGCGCGCCGAAAATGCCAAAGGACTTGGCACACACCAAGCCCTTTTTCCTAGCTACTAG
- a CDS encoding DUF3467 domain-containing protein, which yields MSMPPQPSITLKNTADYRESYANSVQIRVSVWDFFLVFGTLQQQSPSAVEITNFQGIYLSPQQAKALLTILQQNVVNYEKTFGEIKLDPRLAQTGVVN from the coding sequence ATGAGCATGCCCCCGCAGCCCAGCATCACCCTCAAGAACACCGCCGACTACCGCGAGAGCTACGCCAACAGCGTCCAGATCCGGGTCAGCGTCTGGGATTTCTTCCTCGTCTTCGGCACCTTGCAGCAGCAGTCGCCCTCGGCCGTCGAGATCACCAATTTCCAGGGCATCTATCTCAGCCCGCAGCAGGCCAAGGCCCTGCTCACCATCCTGCAGCAGAACGTCGTCAATTACGAGAAGACCTTCGGCGAGATCAAGCTCGACCCCCGCCTGGCCCAGACCGGCGTGGTGAACTAG